The proteins below are encoded in one region of Sphingobium yanoikuyae:
- a CDS encoding FadR/GntR family transcriptional regulator encodes MTDHAPIRQRASDAIADQLRREIAAGAFADGLLDPTPQLMQRFGVSRPTLREAFRILESERLIEVRHGSRTGVRVRQPSGEGAVRMTGQTLQAAGTTIEQLYEARLAFEPFAARLVAQRCDRRDIGRLRGAHADLDGLLEARAWPALGAAMARFHHLLVELTGNQMLTLTADTIATLLERHQRNRNAALHEPADPDASWLAFRGLGVRSVARLIALVEAGEANAAEVHWRLHVERANDYWLKDEDRHAVIDVIGDRGAR; translated from the coding sequence ATGACTGACCACGCCCCGATCCGCCAACGCGCGTCCGACGCGATCGCCGATCAGTTGCGGCGCGAAATCGCGGCTGGCGCTTTTGCCGACGGCCTGCTTGATCCTACGCCGCAACTGATGCAGCGCTTCGGCGTGTCGCGCCCCACCTTGCGGGAAGCATTCCGCATCTTGGAAAGCGAGCGGCTGATCGAGGTGCGCCACGGCAGCCGCACGGGTGTCCGCGTCCGGCAACCAAGTGGCGAAGGCGCGGTGCGGATGACAGGCCAGACGTTGCAAGCGGCTGGCACGACGATCGAACAGCTTTACGAGGCCCGTCTAGCCTTCGAACCCTTTGCCGCGCGGCTGGTCGCGCAGCGCTGCGACCGGCGCGATATCGGTCGCCTGCGGGGCGCCCATGCCGATCTCGACGGACTGCTGGAGGCCAGGGCCTGGCCTGCGCTCGGCGCAGCGATGGCCCGTTTCCATCATCTGCTGGTCGAACTAACCGGCAACCAGATGCTCACCCTGACTGCCGATACCATCGCGACCCTGCTCGAACGGCACCAGCGAAACCGCAATGCCGCCCTGCACGAGCCGGCCGATCCAGATGCGTCCTGGCTGGCCTTCCGCGGCCTTGGCGTCCGATCGGTCGCGCGTCTGATCGCGCTGGTAGAGGCAGGCGAAGCCAATGCGGCTGAAGTCCATTGGCGCTTGCACGTCGAACGCGCCAATGACTATTGGCTCAAGGATGAGGATCGCCATGCCGTCATCGACGTGATCGGCGATCGCGGCGCACGCTGA
- a CDS encoding TetR family transcriptional regulator encodes MKTALAQPKENQSGQRMGAKGLKTRRRLIDATVDLLNGIPIRDIKVVDIAARAKTASATFYLYFDSVIEVVCAASAELVQSTPQIMALFDSEWTQDNSMEKAISLVRLYIAFWDGHRALLRTRNLAAEEGDVRFVQVREDSVRPLLVALADRIVAAQQAGRTPSFAPAAAMSGTIMMMLERLGALMDVHRARSDVTLEGMIAACAQQVATSVGFPPA; translated from the coding sequence ATGAAAACCGCGCTTGCGCAACCGAAAGAGAATCAAAGCGGACAACGCATGGGCGCCAAAGGTCTGAAGACCCGCCGCCGGCTGATCGACGCAACCGTAGATCTGCTAAACGGCATTCCGATCCGCGACATCAAGGTCGTGGATATCGCTGCGCGCGCTAAAACCGCATCGGCCACCTTTTATCTTTATTTCGACAGCGTAATTGAAGTGGTTTGCGCCGCAAGCGCGGAACTGGTGCAGAGCACCCCGCAGATCATGGCACTGTTCGACAGCGAATGGACCCAGGACAACAGCATGGAAAAGGCCATCAGCCTCGTCAGGCTGTACATCGCCTTCTGGGACGGACATCGGGCACTGCTGCGCACCCGCAATCTCGCCGCCGAGGAGGGCGACGTGCGATTCGTCCAAGTGCGCGAGGATTCTGTCAGGCCCCTGCTCGTTGCGCTCGCCGACCGTATCGTTGCGGCGCAGCAGGCGGGGCGCACGCCTTCTTTCGCTCCTGCCGCCGCAATGTCGGGCACGATCATGATGATGCTGGAGCGACTGGGCGCCCTGATGGATGTCCATCGCGCGCGCAGTGATGTGACCCTGGAAGGCATGATCGCCGCTTGCGCGCAACAGGTTGCGACCAGCGTAGGCTTTCCGCCAGCCTGA
- a CDS encoding amidohydrolase family protein, protein MRMLLRSVALDGDLVDVRIADGRIAQIGRGLSAHEVIVDGDGGALIPGLADHHLHILATAARRSSVVIDDVVGMDDIAVRLAKVEGRGWIRAVGCPATLADTMTCDDLDAILPDRPLRMQDQTGALWLLNGVALDRVLGGVDADGWPASVERDGAGRPTGRIWRGDDWLRGRLVAEPPDLAPLGRELARYGVTALADASVSNDPQSAILLAHAVRTGALPQKLMLMSGGPLEAPADLAFTVGPVKILIDASALPPFDIMVAKIADAHENGRMVAVHCVTATELAFTLAAFAEAGCRDGDRIEHGSVIPPDAIGAIRDAGLRVVTQAGFIAARGDRYLRDVATQDQPDLYRSASLLRGGVRVAGSSDAPYGPLDPWISMATSIDRRAPSGAVVGANEMLTPRAALDRYLSPLDDPGGTPRHIAIGEPADLCLLDRPLDRVLAAPSSTYVKMTMRDGRILYHRD, encoded by the coding sequence ATGAGAATGCTGCTACGGTCGGTCGCGCTTGACGGCGATCTCGTCGATGTGCGGATCGCAGATGGCCGCATCGCGCAAATTGGACGGGGATTGAGCGCGCACGAGGTGATCGTCGACGGGGACGGCGGGGCGCTGATCCCCGGTCTGGCCGATCATCATCTTCATATTCTCGCGACCGCAGCGCGGCGATCATCGGTCGTCATCGACGATGTTGTCGGGATGGACGATATCGCGGTGCGACTGGCGAAGGTCGAGGGGCGGGGATGGATCCGCGCGGTCGGCTGTCCGGCAACGCTGGCCGACACGATGACGTGCGACGATCTGGACGCGATACTGCCCGATCGGCCGTTGCGGATGCAGGACCAGACCGGCGCGCTGTGGCTGTTGAACGGCGTGGCGCTTGATCGGGTGCTGGGTGGCGTGGACGCCGACGGCTGGCCTGCCAGCGTCGAGCGCGATGGCGCGGGACGACCGACCGGGCGTATCTGGCGCGGCGATGATTGGCTGCGCGGCCGCCTAGTGGCTGAACCGCCCGACCTGGCGCCGCTGGGCCGCGAACTGGCGCGCTATGGCGTCACGGCGCTGGCCGATGCGAGCGTTTCCAATGATCCGCAGTCTGCCATACTGCTGGCCCATGCGGTGCGGACGGGCGCATTGCCTCAAAAGCTGATGCTGATGAGTGGTGGGCCGTTGGAGGCGCCGGCGGACCTCGCCTTTACGGTCGGGCCGGTCAAGATATTGATCGATGCGAGTGCGTTGCCGCCCTTCGACATCATGGTGGCAAAGATCGCCGATGCCCATGAAAATGGCCGGATGGTAGCGGTTCATTGCGTCACCGCGACGGAACTGGCCTTTACCCTCGCCGCCTTCGCCGAAGCGGGATGTCGAGATGGCGACCGGATCGAGCATGGCAGCGTCATTCCGCCTGATGCAATTGGCGCGATCCGCGATGCGGGCCTCCGGGTTGTGACCCAGGCGGGTTTCATCGCCGCGCGGGGCGACCGATATCTGCGCGACGTGGCAACGCAGGATCAGCCAGATCTCTATCGGTCTGCGTCTTTGCTACGCGGCGGCGTCAGGGTAGCGGGCAGTAGCGACGCGCCTTATGGACCGCTTGATCCATGGATCAGCATGGCGACTAGTATCGATCGCAGAGCGCCGTCAGGGGCGGTGGTCGGGGCAAACGAGATGCTGACGCCGAGAGCCGCGCTGGATCGCTATTTGTCGCCGCTCGATGATCCGGGCGGGACGCCGCGCCATATCGCGATCGGCGAGCCGGCCGACCTGTGCCTGCTCGACCGGCCATTGGACCGAGTGCTTGCCGCGCCATCATCGACCTACGTTAAAATGACCATGCGAGATGGCAGAATACTCTATCATCGCGACTAG
- a CDS encoding SDR family NAD(P)-dependent oxidoreductase has product MMFDLTGKTVVVTGGGRGIGRGIARAMAMAGADIVISGRSLCPLEETATELRALGVHVVVAPGDIMSHRGIADLVAAALALKGRGRIDCWVNNAGSATPADVGPLIDMDEGQWDRVVDLNLKWTFFAAQAAARAMRDIGGSIVNISSRSGSQPCPMTGNYGAAKAGVESLTATMAVEWGHLNIRVNAIAPGVVLTESSSAMDSENRRRRQIETVPLLRLGVVDDVGPLAVYFAADESSWTSGTVVQVTGGSRIPVGALTYLHKRSQEAFARSADRGAP; this is encoded by the coding sequence ATGATGTTCGACCTGACGGGCAAGACCGTGGTGGTGACGGGTGGTGGCCGGGGTATCGGACGCGGGATCGCCCGCGCCATGGCAATGGCGGGTGCCGATATCGTGATTAGCGGCCGCAGCCTGTGTCCGCTGGAGGAGACAGCCACAGAATTACGCGCATTAGGTGTCCATGTCGTTGTCGCTCCCGGCGACATCATGAGCCATCGGGGCATAGCCGACCTGGTCGCCGCAGCGCTGGCGCTCAAGGGGCGCGGGCGCATCGACTGCTGGGTCAACAATGCCGGCAGCGCGACGCCTGCCGATGTCGGCCCGCTGATCGACATGGACGAAGGGCAATGGGACCGGGTCGTCGACCTCAACCTCAAATGGACCTTCTTCGCCGCGCAGGCTGCCGCGCGCGCGATGCGGGACATCGGGGGATCGATCGTCAATATCTCCTCGCGCTCCGGCTCTCAGCCTTGCCCGATGACCGGCAATTACGGCGCGGCAAAGGCGGGCGTGGAAAGCCTCACCGCGACCATGGCGGTCGAATGGGGGCATCTCAATATCCGCGTGAATGCCATTGCGCCCGGTGTTGTTCTGACCGAAAGCTCCTCGGCGATGGATAGCGAGAATCGCCGCCGCCGCCAGATCGAGACCGTACCCCTGCTGCGGCTGGGCGTGGTCGACGATGTCGGCCCACTCGCCGTATATTTCGCCGCCGACGAAAGCAGTTGGACGTCGGGCACGGTGGTACAGGTGACGGGGGGCAGCCGCATTCCGGTGGGGGCATTGACCTATCTCCACAAGCGCAGCCAGGAAGCGTTCGCACGCAGCGCCGACAGGGGCGCGCCATGA
- a CDS encoding acyl-CoA dehydrogenase family protein — MDMELNGDQQMLVDAVRTLGAKWRDMPMGHERDYSHFAADLQDALDVHGFMRVGVDWGMLEAALVVLEISQLPVVTSAGASALVAPALLGGTLDDPIALLSGDLGKAQRLLPVARHGLAERKGQAVLLDLSGMVVEPVESIFAYPYGRFVTVPDMSVARPVGDAARLRQWHRVAIAVECAGAAKAAITLTVQHVKDRMVFGRPVGSFQAVQHRLAQCHQIACAMRMLALYAAWSGEAVAADIAATYAQDHVGKLAFDLHQFNGGMGVTAEHKLHFFTYRLRALQAELGGADAAAGAVYDALWDRAA, encoded by the coding sequence ATGGACATGGAACTGAACGGCGACCAGCAGATGCTGGTGGATGCGGTCCGTACTCTGGGGGCGAAATGGCGCGACATGCCGATGGGGCATGAGCGCGACTATAGCCATTTTGCCGCTGACCTTCAGGATGCGCTCGATGTGCACGGTTTTATGCGCGTCGGGGTGGATTGGGGAATGCTGGAGGCGGCGCTGGTGGTGCTGGAAATATCGCAGCTGCCGGTCGTGACAAGCGCCGGCGCGTCCGCGCTGGTGGCACCTGCATTGCTGGGCGGGACGCTCGACGATCCGATAGCGTTGCTGTCAGGCGACCTTGGCAAGGCGCAGCGGCTGCTGCCGGTGGCGCGCCATGGCCTGGCCGAGCGAAAAGGGCAGGCGGTTCTGCTCGATCTTTCAGGGATGGTCGTGGAGCCGGTCGAGTCCATCTTCGCCTATCCCTATGGCCGCTTCGTCACCGTACCGGATATGTCCGTGGCACGGCCCGTCGGGGATGCCGCCCGGCTGCGTCAATGGCATCGCGTCGCCATCGCTGTCGAATGTGCTGGCGCGGCGAAGGCTGCGATAACCCTGACCGTTCAGCATGTGAAGGACCGTATGGTGTTTGGCCGGCCGGTCGGATCGTTCCAGGCGGTGCAGCACCGGCTCGCCCAATGTCACCAGATCGCCTGCGCGATGCGGATGCTGGCCCTGTACGCTGCCTGGTCGGGCGAGGCGGTCGCGGCGGACATTGCGGCGACCTATGCGCAGGATCATGTCGGCAAGCTTGCCTTCGATCTGCACCAGTTCAACGGCGGCATGGGAGTGACGGCCGAGCATAAGCTGCATTTCTTCACCTATCGCCTGCGTGCGCTCCAGGCAGAACTGGGCGGTGCGGATGCGGCCGCCGGTGCGGTGTACGACGCGCTCTGGGACAGGGCCGCCTAG
- a CDS encoding SDR family NAD(P)-dependent oxidoreductase — protein sequence MTLLIDLSGRTAVVTGGGGGIGRAIAIRLAEAGAHVAIGDIVTERCEETAARIRESGREALAFPLDVMDDDQVRALVAAVDAQFGRVDILVNNAGGVSRRMFADQSQRSWQRHIDINFTSMLTATHAVIPIMRRGGQGGAIVGVSSMGGSRAAPGFAVYAACKAAMESFTKSMALELSADGIRVNCIAPDHTVTPGNRGNRSGPVDPTSWAQPSPQIEDAMCRAIPLGREGVDMECGDAVAFLCSDLASYITGVTLPVDGGTMAASGWHRGTRGNWTLAEGLNFD from the coding sequence ATGACCCTATTGATCGACCTGAGCGGCAGAACAGCTGTGGTCACGGGCGGTGGCGGCGGTATCGGACGGGCGATCGCGATTCGCCTGGCGGAAGCCGGTGCGCATGTAGCGATCGGCGACATCGTCACTGAACGCTGCGAGGAAACCGCTGCACGTATTCGCGAATCAGGCCGGGAGGCGCTGGCCTTTCCCCTGGACGTGATGGATGACGATCAGGTTCGAGCGCTGGTAGCCGCCGTCGATGCGCAATTCGGCAGGGTCGACATATTGGTGAACAATGCCGGCGGTGTCTCGCGTCGAATGTTCGCCGACCAGTCTCAGCGAAGCTGGCAGCGCCATATCGATATCAACTTTACCAGCATGTTGACCGCTACCCATGCCGTCATCCCGATCATGCGGCGCGGCGGGCAGGGCGGCGCGATCGTCGGCGTCAGCAGTATGGGAGGGTCACGCGCCGCCCCCGGTTTTGCGGTTTATGCCGCATGCAAGGCCGCGATGGAAAGCTTCACCAAGTCGATGGCGCTGGAGCTGTCGGCCGACGGCATCCGGGTAAACTGCATCGCGCCAGACCACACGGTGACGCCGGGCAATCGCGGCAATCGGTCCGGGCCGGTCGATCCGACCAGTTGGGCCCAGCCCAGCCCTCAAATAGAGGACGCGATGTGCCGCGCCATACCGCTGGGTCGCGAGGGCGTGGACATGGAGTGTGGCGACGCGGTTGCCTTCCTCTGTTCGGATCTTGCGAGCTATATCACCGGCGTTACCCTGCCGGTTGATGGCGGGACGATGGCGGCGTCTGGATGGCACCGAGGCACACGGGGCAACTGGACCTTGGCGGAAGGACTGAATTTTGACTGA
- a CDS encoding acyl-CoA dehydrogenase family protein — translation MEFAWTDDQRAYRERVRGALEELLPADWDSHYAPQGYGSADQIAFSRTFCPQLAERDLLVRHWPEQWGGRSADPWEQFILAEEMKQRGEPRGPQYMNVNWLGPTLMKYGTPRQQAEHLGRIARGEVIWCQGYSEPGAGTDLAALQTRAQKVEGGYVVNGQKIWTSYAGKADFCFLLARTGAERKAISIFLVPMDSAGIEVKPFPGLVSEGHLNEMFFTDLFVPDSARVGEEGKAWDIITYALGFERVGIPRYHVGRKLLDRAIARLAAEGRGDDPIIKARVGRIHAKFEAARLLTYVVVDERARQAPPSVNGNISRIAASEACTDLTHFLMEYLPDILAGGDAILREFHRGNIAATIAAGTYELQLNLIARGALDLPKG, via the coding sequence ATGGAGTTCGCCTGGACCGACGACCAGCGGGCGTATCGCGAGCGGGTGCGGGGTGCGCTCGAAGAATTGCTCCCGGCGGACTGGGACAGCCATTATGCGCCCCAGGGCTATGGATCGGCCGACCAGATCGCCTTCAGCCGGACATTCTGCCCGCAACTGGCCGAACGCGACCTGCTGGTGCGTCACTGGCCCGAACAATGGGGCGGCCGAAGCGCCGATCCATGGGAACAGTTCATACTGGCCGAAGAGATGAAACAGCGCGGGGAACCGCGCGGCCCCCAATATATGAACGTCAACTGGCTTGGGCCGACGCTCATGAAATATGGCACGCCCCGGCAGCAGGCCGAGCATCTGGGCCGGATCGCGCGGGGTGAGGTAATCTGGTGCCAGGGCTATTCAGAGCCGGGGGCGGGCACCGATCTGGCCGCGCTCCAGACCCGCGCGCAGAAGGTGGAGGGCGGCTATGTCGTCAACGGCCAGAAAATCTGGACCAGTTATGCGGGGAAGGCCGATTTCTGTTTCCTGCTCGCGCGCACAGGCGCGGAGCGCAAGGCGATTTCCATCTTCCTGGTACCGATGGATTCAGCCGGGATAGAGGTGAAGCCTTTTCCGGGGCTCGTGAGCGAAGGGCATCTCAACGAGATGTTCTTTACCGACCTGTTCGTGCCCGACAGCGCCCGGGTGGGGGAAGAGGGCAAGGCCTGGGACATCATCACTTATGCGCTCGGCTTCGAGCGGGTCGGCATTCCGCGCTATCATGTAGGCAGAAAGCTGCTCGATCGCGCCATCGCACGATTGGCAGCGGAGGGGCGCGGCGATGATCCGATCATCAAGGCGAGGGTCGGCCGTATCCATGCCAAGTTCGAGGCAGCCCGCCTGTTGACCTATGTCGTCGTCGACGAACGCGCCAGGCAGGCGCCGCCCAGCGTCAACGGCAATATCAGCCGCATCGCCGCGTCTGAGGCCTGCACGGATCTCACCCATTTCCTGATGGAGTATCTGCCCGACATATTGGCGGGCGGCGACGCGATCCTGCGCGAATTCCATCGGGGCAACATCGCTGCGACCATCGCGGCAGGCACCTACGAGTTGCAACTCAACCTGATAGCGCGCGGCGCGCTTGACCTGCCGAAGGGGTAG
- a CDS encoding CoA transferase yields the protein MNAARRAAVLLAERIETATAAFGRRVSLDPQAVLDRSGDIDLGEPGLVSPNGYCRMLAAVDGWVALNLARPSDLELVPAWIGAEIDDDPWQAARNHAAVTTAAQLIETGLLLGLPVARVGEVGKGSLSPALVTIGAGGSPKAAPVVLDLSSLWAGPLCGAILAEMGAPVTRIEDPARADPTRVTTPHHFERLNWRKRERTFSFGTEAGRARLLALASAADVLITNARPRAFESLGLAPARLFAANPALIWVAITGHGWTGKGGSRVAFGDDAAAAGGLVDWVEGGPQFIGDALADPLTGMAAALATIRAMQMGGGILVDAAMAQVAAGAVDMVA from the coding sequence ATGAACGCGGCCCGGCGTGCCGCCGTCCTGCTGGCCGAACGGATCGAGACGGCGACGGCCGCCTTTGGCAGGCGCGTGTCGCTTGATCCGCAGGCCGTGCTGGATCGTAGCGGCGACATAGACCTTGGAGAACCGGGGTTGGTATCGCCCAACGGCTATTGCCGAATGCTGGCGGCAGTGGACGGATGGGTCGCCCTCAATCTCGCGCGGCCCAGCGACCTGGAGCTGGTCCCGGCCTGGATCGGCGCAGAAATCGACGACGATCCATGGCAGGCGGCCCGCAATCATGCGGCGGTGACGACCGCCGCGCAGTTAATCGAAACGGGCCTCTTGCTCGGTCTGCCCGTGGCGCGTGTCGGCGAAGTTGGGAAAGGTAGTTTGTCGCCCGCTCTCGTCACCATAGGCGCTGGCGGCAGCCCGAAGGCGGCGCCGGTTGTTCTCGACCTGTCGAGCCTTTGGGCCGGGCCGCTGTGCGGGGCCATATTGGCGGAGATGGGCGCGCCAGTGACGCGCATCGAGGATCCGGCACGGGCCGATCCTACCCGCGTCACGACGCCGCATCATTTCGAGCGGCTGAACTGGAGGAAAAGGGAACGGACCTTCTCCTTTGGGACAGAGGCTGGACGCGCCCGGCTTCTTGCATTAGCCAGCGCCGCCGATGTCCTCATCACTAATGCCCGGCCGCGCGCCTTTGAAAGCCTCGGCCTGGCGCCGGCGCGGCTGTTCGCCGCAAATCCCGCGCTTATTTGGGTCGCTATAACTGGCCATGGCTGGACCGGCAAAGGGGGGAGCAGGGTCGCCTTCGGCGACGATGCCGCCGCGGCCGGGGGACTGGTCGACTGGGTCGAGGGCGGGCCGCAATTTATAGGCGACGCGTTGGCCGATCCGCTGACCGGCATGGCCGCGGCATTGGCGACGATCAGGGCGATGCAAATGGGCGGTGGCATTCTGGTGGATGCAGCCATGGCGCAGGTCGCAGCCGGTGCCGTGGACATGGTGGCATGA
- a CDS encoding enoyl-CoA hydratase/isomerase family protein: protein MTDHLAAETFGPLGDRPIMWVDCATASAEGTARRYRQDMRAIVVGVDLVGACPSLDPAFFDMLLTTVEAPPSPWVGVAVSRMNDRRRAIEARVAKAPMAAGIAMDVARACDHLPFDLGITVESLGYSTLLAGGEFRTWRHGRGRPSAIVDEVDRPQVRVEREDDHVTITLARPDTRNAMRAPMRDALHEALCAVLDDPSRPGMTLRGEGDCFSTGGDLAEFGIADDMAKAHAIRTLRSCAARLHALGARARVELHGACIGSGIEIAAAATYRSARPGTFFLLPELDMGLIPGAGGTVSLARAIGRHRASYMLLSGRRIGLAEAVQWGLVEEVA from the coding sequence ATGACTGATCATCTGGCCGCAGAGACTTTCGGCCCGCTTGGCGACCGGCCGATCATGTGGGTCGATTGCGCAACGGCCAGCGCAGAAGGGACTGCGCGCCGATATCGGCAAGATATGCGGGCGATCGTCGTCGGGGTCGATCTGGTCGGGGCGTGTCCGTCGCTTGATCCTGCGTTTTTCGACATGTTGCTGACCACCGTCGAGGCGCCGCCATCGCCATGGGTCGGCGTGGCGGTGAGTCGGATGAACGATCGGCGGCGGGCGATCGAAGCGCGCGTGGCCAAGGCGCCGATGGCGGCCGGGATAGCGATGGATGTTGCTCGCGCCTGCGATCATCTGCCTTTCGACCTTGGAATTACGGTGGAGTCGCTTGGCTACTCGACACTCCTGGCCGGGGGTGAATTTCGCACGTGGCGGCATGGCCGCGGGAGGCCGAGCGCAATTGTCGATGAAGTCGATCGGCCGCAGGTCCGCGTCGAGCGCGAGGACGATCATGTCACCATCACATTGGCCCGGCCCGATACGCGCAACGCGATGCGTGCGCCGATGCGGGATGCACTGCACGAGGCGCTATGCGCCGTGCTGGACGATCCGAGCCGTCCTGGCATGACGCTGCGCGGTGAGGGCGACTGCTTCTCGACCGGTGGCGACCTCGCCGAGTTCGGCATCGCAGACGACATGGCGAAGGCCCACGCGATCCGCACGCTACGATCCTGCGCGGCGCGTCTCCATGCATTGGGAGCGCGCGCGCGCGTCGAACTGCACGGTGCCTGCATCGGGTCCGGCATTGAAATCGCAGCCGCCGCAACGTACCGCTCCGCCCGGCCAGGCACCTTCTTTTTGTTGCCGGAACTGGACATGGGACTAATCCCCGGAGCGGGCGGTACAGTCTCCTTGGCCCGTGCCATAGGGCGGCATCGCGCCAGCTATATGCTGCTCAGCGGTCGGCGGATCGGCCTGGCCGAGGCGGTGCAATGGGGTCTGGTAGAGGAGGTGGCATGA
- a CDS encoding crotonase/enoyl-CoA hydratase family protein: MFETIRYDVADGIATITLNRPDRLNAFNPTMAQELIAAFDRSDADDLVRVVIVTGKGRGFCAGADLEAGADTFNYAVRDGGPISADGSIDWSHAEVRDSGGQVTLRIFNSLKPVIAAINGPAVGVGITMTLPMDIRIASDGAKIGFVFARRGIVPEAASSWFLPRLVGISKAMEWCATGRVMLADEALAGGLLRSVHAPGALLGIAREIAREIAENTAAVSVSLMRQMLWRGLGMSHPMEAHRIDSRAVYARGRSADAGEGVTSFLEKRAPIYPDKVSQDMPGFYPWWEEPAWR; encoded by the coding sequence ATGTTCGAAACGATCCGCTATGACGTGGCCGACGGAATCGCCACCATTACGCTCAACCGGCCCGATCGGCTCAACGCCTTCAATCCGACCATGGCGCAGGAACTGATCGCCGCGTTCGACCGCAGCGATGCGGATGATCTGGTGCGTGTGGTCATTGTTACCGGCAAGGGCCGGGGCTTCTGTGCCGGCGCAGATCTGGAGGCGGGCGCCGACACCTTCAACTATGCCGTCCGCGACGGCGGGCCCATCAGCGCGGACGGCAGTATCGACTGGTCCCACGCAGAAGTGCGGGATAGCGGCGGCCAGGTGACGCTGCGCATCTTCAACAGCCTCAAGCCCGTCATTGCGGCGATCAATGGTCCCGCGGTGGGTGTGGGCATTACCATGACATTGCCGATGGACATCCGCATCGCGTCCGATGGCGCCAAGATCGGTTTCGTCTTCGCCAGGCGCGGCATCGTGCCGGAAGCGGCGTCGAGCTGGTTCCTCCCCCGGCTCGTCGGCATCAGCAAGGCAATGGAATGGTGCGCGACCGGTCGCGTCATGCTGGCGGACGAGGCACTGGCCGGCGGCTTGTTGCGATCGGTCCATGCGCCCGGCGCACTGCTGGGCATTGCGCGAGAGATCGCCCGCGAGATCGCCGAGAATACTGCTGCCGTTTCGGTGTCGCTCATGCGACAGATGCTGTGGCGCGGCCTGGGCATGAGCCACCCGATGGAGGCCCATCGCATCGACAGCCGCGCCGTCTACGCACGCGGGCGCAGCGCTGATGCAGGCGAAGGCGTCACAAGCTTCCTGGAAAAGCGCGCGCCAATCTATCCTGACAAGGTCAGTCAGGACATGCCGGGCTTCTATCCCTGGTGGGAGGAACCCGCCTGGCGCTGA
- a CDS encoding enoyl-CoA hydratase-related protein, protein MTESTTRPPMIVERPGEIAILTLDRPDAMNPLGHKGDGAAIEAICEDLNADLPVRRAILTGAGRAFSVGGDVKAMADSESAFSRGGLITRDHYRNNIHGAARAIHGLDLPLIAAVNAAAIGLSCDVACMADIRIASDRAKFGVTFLKLGLVPGDGGAWLLPRTIGMSRASELFFTGDLIDADTAMAWGLLSRVVVHERLMDEALSLAGRICAQPPHSLRLTKSLLRQGQSAT, encoded by the coding sequence TTGACTGAGAGCACGACAAGGCCGCCGATGATCGTCGAGCGGCCCGGCGAAATCGCCATCCTGACCCTCGACCGTCCCGACGCGATGAACCCGCTCGGACACAAGGGCGACGGCGCGGCGATCGAGGCGATCTGCGAGGATCTCAACGCCGATCTGCCAGTTCGCCGCGCGATCCTGACCGGCGCGGGGCGGGCCTTTTCCGTTGGCGGCGATGTCAAGGCGATGGCAGATTCGGAGAGCGCCTTTTCGCGTGGTGGCCTCATCACCCGCGATCATTACCGTAACAATATCCATGGCGCGGCGCGGGCGATCCATGGCCTTGACCTGCCGCTTATCGCAGCGGTCAACGCTGCCGCCATCGGCCTGAGCTGTGACGTTGCCTGCATGGCCGACATCCGCATCGCGTCTGACCGGGCGAAATTCGGCGTCACCTTCCTCAAGCTGGGACTTGTACCGGGCGATGGCGGCGCCTGGCTGCTGCCGCGCACCATCGGCATGAGCCGCGCGTCGGAATTGTTCTTCACCGGCGACCTGATCGACGCGGATACCGCCATGGCATGGGGGCTGCTCAGCCGGGTAGTTGTGCATGAAAGGCTGATGGACGAGGCACTTTCGCTGGCCGGACGGATTTGCGCGCAGCCGCCCCATTCTCTGCGCCTCACCAAATCGCTGCTGCGTCAGGGGCAGAGCGCCACCTAA